A single window of Sporosarcina sp. FSL W7-1349 DNA harbors:
- a CDS encoding helix-turn-helix domain-containing protein, whose protein sequence is MTEESKNRSLLTAREREIFHLLVDDHTTKDIAGRLGISEKTVRNHISNTIQKLGVSGRAQAIVELLRLGELRLH, encoded by the coding sequence TTGACAGAGGAATCAAAAAACCGTTCCTTGCTGACGGCAAGAGAACGTGAAATTTTTCATCTGCTCGTTGACGATCATACGACAAAAGATATCGCGGGACGGCTCGGAATCAGCGAAAAGACGGTTCGGAACCACATCTCGAATACGATTCAAAAGCTGGGGGTTTCCGGCAGAGCTCAGGCAATCGTCGAATTATTAAGGTTAGGAGAACTGCGGTTACATTAA